The Eleutherodactylus coqui strain aEleCoq1 chromosome 13, aEleCoq1.hap1, whole genome shotgun sequence genome includes a window with the following:
- the SOX18 gene encoding transcription factor SOX-18: MHRSESNYCREETTLGRGGGSSWVPPVAAAPEPGRTSSSPVAQVSPAPSPQSGYGGYSSSDEKPGDPRIRRPMNAFMVWAKDERKRLAQQNPDLHNAVLSKMLGQSWKSLTAIEKRPFVEEAERLRVQHLHDHPNYKYRPRRKKQAKKMKRVESSTLLRPEGYSGGHAPSNLTHFRELQPLASSEMESFGLPTPEMSPLDVLEQGEPAFFPPHMREDTESMPFRSYRHGIEYGQEKTLRELSISYTPSPSHMSNILRTPPSAPFYYNPQAVPPNCTPLGQLSPPPEAPQLDTMDHLNPSDLWGDVDRNEFDQYLNMSRTQVSIPGYHLPMTKLGTARTMPCEESSLISALSDASTAMYYSPCITG, encoded by the exons ATGCATAGATCTGAGTCAAATTACTGCAGAGAGGAGACTACTCTGGGTCGAGGCGGTGGAAGTTCATGGGTCCCTCCTGTGGCCGCTGCTCCTGAGCCCGGCCGAACCTCCAGCTCTCCTGTAGCTCAGGTCAGTCCTGCTCCAAGTCCCCAGTCTGGATATGGCGGCTACAGCTCCTCTGATGAGAAGCCTGGTGACCCCCGGATTAGGCGCCCCATGAATGCTTTTATGGTCTGGGCCAAAGATGAGAGGAAAAGACTGGCACAGCAAAACCCGGATCTACACAATGCTGTACTAAGCAAAATGCTGG GTCAGTCCTGGAAGAGTCTGACTGCTATAGAGAAGCGTCCCTTTGTGGAGGAGGCAGAACGCTTGCGTGTTCAACATCTTCATGATCATCCAAATTACAAGTATCGTCCACGCAGGAAGAAGCAGGCCAAAAAGATGAAGAGAGTGGAGTCTTCCACACTGCTGAGGCCTGAGGGGTACTCTGGAGGACACGCTCCTTCCAACCTCACCCACTTCAGAGAATTGCAGCCTTTGGCTTCCAGCGAAATGGAGAGTTTTGGGCTGCCAACCCCTGAAATGTCTCCTTTGGATGTCCTGGAGCAGGGCGAACCGGCTTTCTTTCCCCCTCACATGCGGGAGGACACGGAGTCCATGCCCTTTAGATCCTACCGCCATGGCATCGAATATGGGCAAGAGAAGACGCTGAGGGAGCTTTCTATATCAtacactccctcaccatctcatATGAGTAACATCCTTAGGACTCCACCGTCCGCTCCATTCTACTACAACCCTCAGGCTGTTCCTCCAAACTGCACTCCACTGGGTCAGCTCTCTCCACCACCTGAGGCACCTCAGCTGGACACCATGGATCATCTGAATCCGTCTGACCTGTGGGGAGATGTTGATCGCAATGAATTCGACCAATATTTGAATATGAGCAGGACTCAGGTGTCCATTCCTGGGTATCATTTGCCAATGACTAAACTGGGGACCGCTAGGACTATGCCCTGTGAGGAGAGTAGTCTGATTTCTGCTCTCTCTGATGCCAGCACCGCTATGTACTATAGTCCTTGCATCACCGGATGA